One segment of Phaeacidiphilus oryzae TH49 DNA contains the following:
- a CDS encoding lycopene cyclase family protein, whose amino-acid sequence MVDRTEAEVAIIGAGAAGLSLAHHLLAAGAGAPDIALIEAPPGPLRPPERTWCFWEEGPGRYDEVLSARWSRLRVKDREGTPFPLDLGPYRYKMLRSGAFERFVADGFRGRSVRRFEAAVDEVRDTADGAEVRAARADGGRLALRARWVFDSRPVRRLPDARTHLLQHFRGWFVRSERPVFDPATADLMDFHCPQPARGLAFVYALPLSDREALVEYTLFSADPLPAEAYRRALRSHLRGAYGLTDFEIGSTESGVIPMTDGRFPGQAGARVFRIGTAGGATRPSTGYTFAAVQRQSRAIAAALRRGGTPRPPAAYPARARLLDAVMLHALDSGRLDGPRFFTDLFRTVPAPRLLRFLDGETGWRQDLAIGLRVPIGPMAGALARLPLLPKRPAGRRPPVRPAHGADA is encoded by the coding sequence TTGGTTGATCGAACCGAGGCCGAGGTCGCCATCATCGGGGCCGGCGCGGCCGGTCTCTCGCTCGCCCACCACCTCCTCGCGGCCGGCGCAGGTGCCCCGGACATCGCCCTGATCGAGGCACCGCCGGGTCCGCTGCGGCCGCCCGAGCGGACCTGGTGCTTCTGGGAGGAGGGACCGGGCCGTTACGACGAGGTGCTCAGCGCCCGCTGGAGCCGGCTGCGGGTGAAGGACCGGGAGGGCACGCCGTTCCCCCTGGACCTCGGGCCGTACCGGTACAAGATGCTGCGTTCCGGCGCCTTCGAGCGGTTCGTGGCGGACGGTTTCCGCGGACGCTCGGTGCGGCGGTTCGAGGCCGCCGTGGACGAGGTCCGGGACACCGCCGACGGGGCCGAGGTCCGCGCGGCACGTGCCGACGGCGGCCGCCTGGCGCTGCGGGCGCGCTGGGTCTTCGACTCGCGTCCGGTCCGGCGGCTGCCGGACGCCCGCACCCATCTCCTCCAGCACTTCCGCGGCTGGTTCGTCCGCTCCGAGCGCCCGGTCTTCGACCCCGCCACCGCCGACCTGATGGACTTCCACTGCCCGCAGCCGGCCCGGGGGCTGGCGTTCGTCTACGCGCTGCCGCTCAGCGACCGGGAGGCCCTGGTCGAGTACACCCTCTTCTCGGCGGATCCGCTGCCCGCGGAGGCGTATCGGCGTGCCCTCCGCAGCCACCTGCGAGGCGCGTACGGACTGACGGACTTCGAGATCGGCAGCACCGAGAGCGGGGTGATCCCGATGACCGACGGCCGGTTCCCCGGCCAGGCCGGCGCACGGGTCTTCCGGATCGGCACGGCCGGGGGAGCGACCCGGCCCTCGACCGGCTACACCTTCGCCGCGGTGCAGCGGCAGTCCCGGGCGATCGCCGCGGCGCTCCGGCGCGGCGGGACGCCCCGGCCGCCGGCCGCGTACCCGGCCAGGGCACGGCTGCTGGACGCGGTGATGCTGCACGCCCTGGACAGCGGGCGGCTGGACGGCCCGCGGTTCTTCACCGACCTGTTTCGTACCGTGCCGGCCCCCCGGCTGCTGCGCTTTCTGGACGGGGAGACCGGCTGGCGGCAGGACCTCGCCATCGGCCTCCGGGTGCCGATCGGCCCGATGGCCGGCGCTCTGGCCCGGCTGCCGCTGCTGCCCAAACGCCCCGCCGGCCGTCGGCCGCCCGTGCGTCCGGCCCACGGGGCCGACGCGTGA
- a CDS encoding SDR family oxidoreductase codes for MTTTEEQRTDGRTTLVTGATGYIGGRLVPELLAAGYRVRCLARTPGKLRDHPWADRVEVAGGDVTDPAALRRAFAGVDTAYYLVHSLSSGSGFERTDREAARTFAEEAAAAGLRRIVYLGGLLPKGEEEAELSRHLRSRAEVGRILLAGPVPAVVLRAAVIIGSGSASFEMLRYLTERLPVMVTPSWVHTRIQPIAVRDVLRYLVGCAGIPEEVNRAFDVGGPDVLTYREMMTRYAASAGLRPRLILPVPMLTPRLSSHWVGLVTPVPRAVARPLTESLRHEVVCDEHDIARYLPDGPDRPLGFDRALGLALQRVRDAQVATRWSSAATPGAPSDPLPTDPDWAGGSLYTDCREQAVAAPGERLWRVIEGIGGEHGWYSFPLAWAVRGWLDRLVGGVGLRRGRRDAQHLRVGDSLDFWRVEEIEPGRLLRLRAEMRLPGLAWLEMRAEAAGPDGSVYRQRAVFHPRGLFGHAYWWSVAPFHSAVFGGMARNIARAAGRVEPAPRRGRARGRDGDRPG; via the coding sequence ATGACCACCACCGAGGAACAGCGCACGGACGGCCGCACAACGCTGGTGACCGGCGCCACCGGCTATATCGGCGGGCGCCTGGTTCCCGAGCTGCTGGCGGCCGGGTACAGGGTCCGCTGCCTGGCCCGTACGCCCGGGAAGCTGCGCGACCACCCCTGGGCGGACCGCGTCGAGGTGGCCGGCGGGGACGTCACCGACCCGGCGGCACTCCGCCGCGCCTTCGCCGGCGTGGACACCGCCTACTACCTGGTCCACTCGCTCTCCTCGGGTTCCGGCTTCGAGCGGACAGACCGCGAGGCGGCCCGGACCTTCGCCGAGGAGGCCGCCGCCGCGGGCCTCCGCCGGATCGTCTACCTGGGCGGACTGCTCCCCAAGGGCGAGGAGGAGGCGGAGCTCTCCCGTCATCTGCGGTCCCGCGCGGAGGTGGGCCGCATCCTGCTGGCAGGCCCGGTGCCCGCCGTGGTGCTGCGCGCGGCGGTCATCATCGGCTCCGGATCGGCCTCCTTCGAGATGCTCCGCTACCTCACCGAGCGGCTCCCCGTGATGGTCACCCCCAGCTGGGTGCACACCCGGATCCAGCCGATCGCCGTCCGGGACGTCCTCCGCTACCTGGTCGGCTGCGCCGGGATCCCCGAGGAGGTGAACCGGGCCTTCGACGTCGGCGGCCCGGACGTCCTCACCTACCGGGAGATGATGACGCGGTACGCGGCCTCCGCCGGGCTCCGCCCCCGGCTCATCCTCCCCGTCCCGATGCTGACGCCCCGGCTGTCCAGCCACTGGGTGGGGCTGGTCACCCCGGTGCCCCGGGCCGTGGCCCGGCCGCTCACCGAGTCCCTGCGGCACGAGGTGGTCTGCGACGAGCACGACATCGCCCGGTACCTGCCCGACGGTCCGGACCGGCCGCTCGGCTTCGATCGGGCGCTCGGGCTGGCGCTGCAGCGGGTGCGGGACGCCCAGGTGGCCACCCGCTGGTCCTCGGCGGCGACCCCGGGCGCCCCCAGCGACCCGCTGCCGACCGACCCCGACTGGGCCGGCGGCAGCCTGTACACCGACTGCCGGGAGCAGGCGGTGGCCGCCCCCGGCGAGCGGCTGTGGCGGGTGATCGAGGGGATCGGCGGAGAGCACGGCTGGTACTCCTTCCCGCTCGCCTGGGCGGTGCGCGGCTGGCTGGACCGGCTGGTCGGCGGGGTGGGGCTGCGCCGGGGACGCCGCGACGCGCAGCATCTGCGGGTCGGGGACTCGCTGGACTTCTGGCGGGTCGAGGAGATCGAGCCCGGCCGGCTGCTGCGGCTGCGCGCCGAGATGCGGCTGCCGGGTCTGGCCTGGCTGGAGATGCGCGCCGAGGCCGCAGGCCCGGACGGCTCGGTCTACCGGCAGCGGGCGGTGTTCCATCCGCGCGGGCTCTTCGGGCACGCCTACTGGTGGAGCGTCGCCCCCTTCCACTCCGCGGTCTTCGGCGGCATGGCCCGCAACATCGCCAGGGCCGCGGGGCGCGTCGAACCCGCACCGCGTCGGGGCCGGGCCCGGGGCCGGGACGGCGACCGGCCAGGCTGA